In Spartobacteria bacterium, one genomic interval encodes:
- the pstB gene encoding phosphate ABC transporter ATP-binding protein, with the protein MFKTRVSIQSRKGDLTKRKAPMEIHVEAKSFSIYYGDFEAVRSVNCSFAKGMVTAMIGPSGCGKSTLLRSINRMNDLIPVCHVTGDLKYRDTDVYSPKLDIVALRQSIGMVFQKPNVFPKSIYDNVAYGPRLKGIRRKSELDDLVEKSLRQSAIWDEVKDRMNDNALGMSGGQQQRLCIARALAVEPDVLLMDEPTSALDPKATSRIEDLIGELKGKYTIIIVTHNMQQAARVSDFTAFMYEGIMVEFDETEHMFTTPKDQRTEDYITGRFG; encoded by the coding sequence ATGTTCAAAACACGCGTCAGTATTCAGTCCAGAAAAGGCGATTTGACAAAACGGAAAGCTCCGATGGAAATCCATGTCGAAGCAAAATCATTTTCGATTTATTATGGCGATTTTGAGGCCGTCCGAAGTGTGAACTGTTCGTTTGCAAAAGGAATGGTGACCGCAATGATCGGCCCGTCCGGCTGCGGAAAAAGTACCCTGCTTCGATCCATCAACCGTATGAACGATCTGATTCCCGTGTGTCATGTCACAGGTGATCTGAAGTATCGCGATACGGATGTCTATTCTCCGAAACTGGACATTGTTGCCCTGCGTCAGTCCATCGGCATGGTTTTCCAGAAACCCAATGTGTTTCCCAAAAGCATCTACGATAATGTCGCTTATGGCCCGCGTCTGAAGGGCATCCGCCGCAAATCCGAACTGGATGACCTCGTGGAAAAAAGCCTGCGTCAGTCCGCTATCTGGGATGAAGTCAAAGACCGTATGAATGATAATGCTTTGGGTATGTCTGGTGGACAGCAGCAGCGCCTGTGCATCGCCCGCGCCCTCGCCGTGGAACCTGATGTTCTTCTCATGGACGAACCGACGTCGGCCCTCGACCCCAAAGCAACGTCCCGCATTGAAGATCTCATCGGTGAACTCAAAGGAAAATATACCATCATCATCGTAACTCATAATATGCAGCAGGCCGCCCGTGTATCCGATTTTACCGCCTTTATGTACGAAGGTATCATGGTTGAATTCGACGAAACAGAGCACATGTTTACCACCCCGAAAGATCAGCGAACCGAAGACTACATCACTGGCCGATTCGGGTAA
- the pstA gene encoding phosphate ABC transporter permease PstA — protein sequence MQRRARYTLDKAFTGLGTASVLIMAIVLLVLLVPITWRGCQAFIFRGTYFFRQMQKVEFDRGNTARLDKQRDQFLAAMAPAWGMINEFEAELKEMPRKDRKKYKANFRETKKAFEAVFGPLPDEKTPILPRSQYGQTRWDRANVKFESLYFREMWDYNTPTGQGVQLLLPRDKDFAGTKLEPLFDYVKLNLSKIMQPEVTFYWQFLVDKSIDSHFFGGIGPEVLGTIYLTIGAILFAVPIGITAAVYLCEFARPGSVLSLIRTCVNTLAGVPSIVFGLFGLAFFLNSLHVSQSKSVLAGALTLALMVLPTIIRATEEAIRAVPHSYKEASLGLGASHGWAVLTVILPAALPGIMTGIVLSMGRAAGETAPIIFTAAVSLGAAPKIMQVFSEPTPALSWNIYNLCTEHEAVNEIRHVQYGMVLALIVLVLALNMAAIVIRARISKKLKG from the coding sequence ATGCAACGAAGAGCCAGATATACTTTAGATAAAGCGTTTACGGGATTGGGCACCGCATCTGTGCTCATCATGGCCATAGTGCTGCTTGTACTTCTTGTTCCCATCACGTGGCGCGGATGCCAGGCCTTTATATTTCGCGGAACGTATTTCTTTCGTCAAATGCAAAAGGTAGAGTTTGACAGAGGTAATACAGCGAGGCTGGATAAACAGCGCGATCAGTTTCTCGCGGCTATGGCACCCGCATGGGGGATGATCAATGAGTTCGAAGCGGAACTAAAGGAAATGCCCCGAAAGGATCGCAAAAAATACAAAGCGAATTTCCGTGAAACAAAGAAGGCTTTTGAAGCGGTCTTTGGACCGCTCCCCGACGAAAAGACTCCGATTCTTCCACGCTCGCAATACGGTCAGACACGCTGGGATCGGGCCAATGTTAAGTTTGAATCATTATATTTTAGAGAAATGTGGGATTACAATACACCAACAGGACAGGGCGTCCAGCTGTTGCTGCCTCGTGATAAGGATTTTGCGGGAACAAAACTCGAGCCGTTGTTTGATTATGTTAAATTAAATTTATCGAAGATTATGCAGCCGGAAGTAACCTTTTACTGGCAGTTTTTGGTGGATAAGTCCATTGATTCGCATTTCTTCGGAGGGATTGGACCGGAAGTTCTGGGAACCATCTACCTGACCATCGGCGCCATTCTGTTTGCCGTGCCCATTGGAATCACTGCGGCTGTTTATTTATGTGAATTTGCCCGGCCCGGTTCGGTGCTGTCGTTGATCAGAACCTGTGTCAATACCTTGGCAGGGGTGCCGAGCATTGTGTTTGGCCTATTTGGCTTAGCATTCTTCCTCAATAGCTTACATGTTTCGCAAAGTAAAAGTGTACTGGCCGGAGCATTGACATTGGCGCTTATGGTTCTGCCGACCATTATTCGGGCCACAGAAGAAGCTATTCGCGCCGTACCTCATTCCTACAAAGAGGCCTCGCTTGGATTGGGTGCCAGTCACGGATGGGCCGTTTTGACGGTTATTCTTCCGGCCGCACTGCCGGGAATTATGACAGGTATCGTGCTGAGCATGGGGCGTGCAGCCGGCGAAACAGCTCCCATTATTTTTACCGCAGCCGTGAGCCTCGGGGCTGCACCGAAGATTATGCAGGTTTTCTCAGAGCCCACACCGGCATTGTCGTGGAATATTTATAATCTCTGCACGGAGCATGAAGCCGTTAATGAAATCCGGCATGTGCAGTACGGTATGGTGTTGGCACTTATTGTTCTGGTGCTTGCCTTAAATATGGCGGCTATTGTTATACGCGCCAGAATTTCGAAAAAGCTGAAAGGATAA
- a CDS encoding phosphate ABC transporter permease subunit PstC: MNETAQRGLLMSDSACRKGRLMEKLGRSILLLITSLSVFAVLFIFIYIAKDAFPFIKEMGLSRFFGSAQWYPSMDPPSFGAMAIVYGTLMVTVGAIIVAVPLGVAAAICLSDVLPFEVRQVVKPIIEMLAAIPSVAFGFFALVVFAPVLQNHGGALLSTILWVIGLPLGVLLVMVLSEMTASRVQEVRRPSVRLMGHIIFGVALFYLLWRGGACLWNVHIASGTNALNVSFILGMMALPTIVSVAEDSLQAVGRDLREGSYALGATRAETMVRVILPAASSGIASAIILGIMRAFGETMVVWMASGNTARIPSPWYNFLAPVRTLTASIAGDMGEAARGTMRYHVLFVMAFFLLVVSFIMNMLSQWAVDRQRKRWGK, from the coding sequence ATGAACGAAACAGCACAACGCGGACTGCTGATGAGTGATTCGGCATGTCGAAAAGGGCGCTTGATGGAGAAATTGGGCCGCAGTATTTTGCTGCTGATCACCTCGTTATCGGTATTCGCGGTGCTGTTTATCTTCATCTATATTGCCAAGGACGCCTTTCCTTTTATTAAAGAAATGGGTTTGAGCCGATTTTTCGGCTCGGCCCAATGGTATCCCTCGATGGATCCGCCCAGTTTCGGTGCCATGGCTATTGTTTACGGTACATTGATGGTGACGGTTGGCGCGATTATTGTGGCTGTTCCGCTGGGCGTGGCCGCCGCTATTTGTTTGAGTGATGTATTGCCCTTTGAGGTGCGGCAGGTGGTTAAACCCATTATAGAGATGCTGGCGGCGATTCCATCCGTGGCCTTTGGTTTTTTCGCACTGGTTGTCTTTGCTCCCGTGCTCCAGAACCACGGAGGAGCATTGCTCTCTACCATTTTGTGGGTCATCGGATTACCGCTGGGGGTTCTTCTGGTCATGGTGCTCAGTGAAATGACCGCCAGCCGCGTTCAGGAAGTGAGGCGTCCGTCCGTCCGCCTTATGGGGCATATTATTTTTGGCGTTGCCTTGTTTTATCTTTTGTGGCGTGGGGGAGCCTGTCTGTGGAACGTCCATATCGCCAGTGGGACCAATGCGCTGAATGTCTCTTTTATTCTGGGTATGATGGCTCTGCCCACCATTGTCAGCGTGGCGGAAGATTCGCTTCAGGCGGTCGGACGTGATCTGCGCGAAGGAAGCTACGCGTTGGGGGCTACCCGAGCTGAAACCATGGTGAGAGTTATTTTGCCGGCAGCCAGCAGCGGTATTGCATCGGCGATTATTCTCGGCATTATGCGTGCCTTTGGTGAAACCATGGTTGTCTGGATGGCGTCGGGTAACACCGCACGAATTCCATCGCCGTGGTACAATTTTCTTGCGCCGGTTCGTACGCTTACGGCCAGTATTGCCGGTGATATGGGAGAGGCCGCCAGAGGTACCATGCGCTACCATGTACTGTTTGTTATGGCGTTTTTTCTGCTGGTCGTTTCCTTCATTATGAACATGTTGAGCCAGTGGGCTGTCGATCGTCAGAGAAAACGCTGGGGTAAATAA
- a CDS encoding PstS family phosphate ABC transporter substrate-binding protein codes for MRKLILGLAAAALLTVQANAETKIVCEGSSTVGPLAKAFAEYFMKNNPDVSVSVSESGSGNGAKAIINGTCDVADMSRGMKAKEFKACADKGIMPTPHVVALDGIAVVVHKSNPVKGLSLEQIRDIYTGKIKNWKDVGGVDMPIVVITRDTNSGTFETFENLVMSKQKMSDSCEVVGSNGQAKSRVESTPSAVAFVGLGFVEGVKAIDVNGIEANLETIQAGTYPIARPLFMYTNGSPKMGTPLYRFITLYLTEPGQEMVEEIGFIPVTSY; via the coding sequence ATGAGAAAATTGATTCTTGGTTTAGCGGCAGCCGCACTGCTGACCGTTCAGGCGAATGCCGAAACGAAAATCGTATGCGAAGGTTCATCGACGGTTGGTCCTCTGGCCAAAGCGTTTGCTGAATATTTTATGAAAAACAACCCGGATGTATCCGTATCCGTGAGTGAAAGCGGTAGCGGCAACGGGGCCAAAGCGATAATCAACGGTACCTGCGATGTGGCCGATATGTCTCGCGGCATGAAAGCGAAAGAATTCAAAGCCTGTGCAGACAAAGGCATTATGCCGACACCTCACGTAGTGGCACTGGACGGTATTGCGGTTGTTGTACACAAAAGCAATCCGGTCAAAGGGCTGAGCCTGGAACAAATCCGTGATATCTATACTGGCAAAATCAAAAACTGGAAAGATGTCGGCGGCGTAGATATGCCCATCGTGGTGATCACCCGTGATACCAACAGCGGCACCTTCGAAACCTTCGAAAACCTCGTCATGAGCAAACAGAAAATGTCTGACTCCTGCGAAGTCGTCGGTTCCAACGGTCAGGCAAAATCACGCGTTGAATCCACTCCCAGCGCGGTGGCCTTTGTGGGTCTCGGATTCGTTGAAGGCGTGAAAGCTATCGATGTAAATGGTATCGAAGCCAATCTAGAAACCATTCAGGCGGGAACGTATCCGATTGCACGGCCTCTGTTTATGTACACCAATGGTTCACCGAAAATGGGAACACCGCTGTATCGTTTTATTACACTGTATCTGACCGAGCCGGGTCAGGAAATGGTGGAAGAAATCGGTTTTATTCCTGTCACTTCATACTGA
- a CDS encoding DUF2490 domain-containing protein, giving the protein MKKGTLNKLMIAVAGMVLAGTASVYAYDDGDNQLWLKFETSGKITDKIGVAIEQEMKWGDGMGEFYDSETLMMASMPVTSWLNVGLGFREVFERKNKSVTAVVSDKNGTITYSPIATGDHYWRQEDRPTADFVFHTKLESGWKFDDRVRAEYRKKEGTDGYVRMRNRIRVKSPWKWTELAINPWAAWEANWEDEESLSGGDKWDRHRLYLGVGMKLVGKLKGGVYYCLQKDKSGDDWKDTNVLGLSIGGSF; this is encoded by the coding sequence ATGAAAAAAGGTACATTAAATAAACTGATGATTGCGGTAGCTGGAATGGTTCTCGCGGGAACGGCCTCCGTATACGCTTATGATGATGGAGACAACCAGTTGTGGTTGAAATTCGAGACCTCTGGCAAAATCACTGATAAAATCGGTGTTGCCATTGAACAGGAAATGAAGTGGGGCGACGGCATGGGTGAGTTTTACGACTCAGAAACCCTGATGATGGCCTCCATGCCGGTGACCAGCTGGCTGAACGTGGGCCTGGGCTTTCGCGAAGTCTTTGAAAGAAAGAACAAGTCTGTGACGGCGGTTGTTTCTGACAAAAACGGAACCATTACCTACAGCCCCATCGCTACGGGTGATCATTATTGGCGCCAGGAAGACCGTCCTACCGCTGATTTTGTGTTTCACACAAAACTGGAAAGCGGCTGGAAATTCGATGACCGTGTTCGCGCTGAATATCGCAAAAAAGAAGGTACGGATGGCTACGTCCGTATGCGTAACCGCATTCGCGTGAAATCTCCCTGGAAATGGACGGAACTGGCCATTAATCCATGGGCTGCATGGGAGGCCAACTGGGAAGATGAAGAATCGCTGTCCGGCGGAGACAAATGGGATCGCCATCGCCTGTATCTCGGTGTCGGCATGAAACTGGTTGGAAAGCTTAAAGGCGGCGTCTACTACTGCCTGCAGAAAGATAAATCCGGCGACGACTGGAAAGACACCAACGTACTGGGTCTCTCCATCGGCGGTTCGTTCTAA
- a CDS encoding ubiquinone/menaquinone biosynthesis methyltransferase has product MPAELVLRILIQDRKWKSRPPSLRTCSWCWKRRDSKCAMWTFMQNDFFKPIAPRYDAINRVISMGQDRRWRRALTKSLSLQPRMHVLDVATGTGDQLISLAHASENLQLTGIDVCEAMLIMAQEKMQRRHIAASLKAMNAQSMTYPSSHFDLITVVFGLRNFADRHAFYREAIRVLTNAGTLAVMEFSLPKNRILRGLVRFYLRHIIPLAASLLAGQRDLYAYLGSSICAMPPPIDIAAEMNDAGFNAVQIHPLFMGMVTIYLASVH; this is encoded by the coding sequence ATGCCTGCCGAACTCGTTTTACGCATCCTCATACAGGATCGGAAATGGAAATCACGGCCCCCATCCCTCAGGACATGCAGCTGGTGCTGGAAGCGGCGAGACAGCAAATGCGCCATGTGGACATTCATGCAAAACGACTTTTTTAAGCCGATTGCCCCACGATATGATGCGATAAATCGTGTAATCTCTATGGGACAGGATCGCCGATGGCGCCGTGCGCTGACGAAAAGTCTTTCTCTGCAACCGAGAATGCATGTTCTGGATGTGGCCACAGGAACAGGAGATCAGCTGATCTCGCTGGCACATGCATCAGAAAACCTGCAGCTGACTGGCATTGATGTGTGTGAAGCCATGCTGATTATGGCACAGGAGAAAATGCAGCGGAGGCATATCGCGGCATCATTGAAGGCCATGAACGCGCAATCCATGACGTATCCATCTTCGCATTTTGACCTGATCACCGTGGTATTCGGGTTACGTAATTTTGCTGATCGCCACGCCTTTTATCGTGAAGCCATCCGTGTTTTGACGAACGCCGGCACATTGGCGGTTATGGAATTCAGTCTACCGAAAAACAGAATACTACGCGGTCTTGTTCGATTTTATCTGCGCCATATTATTCCGCTTGCCGCCTCGCTACTGGCCGGGCAAAGGGATTTGTATGCCTATCTCGGTTCATCCATTTGCGCTATGCCGCCACCGATAGACATTGCCGCAGAAATGAATGACGCCGGTTTTAATGCTGTGCAGATACATCCTCTTTTTATGGGTATGGTGACCATCTATCTGGCCTCGGTTCATTGA
- a CDS encoding RluA family pseudouridine synthase, whose amino-acid sequence MTDVSRDVVPPSSSGVRLDVYLAEKNPDCSRSYWKKRIESGQVQANGSAIKPKYEVQPGDVLTWTEPDVQILDAQPEDIPLDILFEDEWLVVVNKAPGIVVHPAAGHADGTLVNALLHHCGDLGTINGTIRPGIVHRLDQDTSGILIVAKNDDAMKGLMTQFKDRSIFKEYQALVRGIPEPSHARIETLIGRHPHNRKTMSTKVKHGKNAISVYRVEEKLDAFSLVRVEIKTGRTHQIRVHMTHIGHPVLGDKVYGNTPCQIGFTPIDRQMLHACRTRFTHPHTGSEMEITAPIPQDMQLVLEAARQQMRHVDIHAKRLF is encoded by the coding sequence ATGACTGATGTTTCAAGGGATGTGGTTCCCCCTTCTTCGAGCGGAGTGAGGCTGGACGTGTATCTGGCTGAAAAAAATCCGGACTGCTCACGCAGTTACTGGAAGAAGCGGATCGAATCAGGGCAGGTTCAAGCTAACGGCTCCGCCATTAAACCGAAATACGAGGTTCAACCGGGCGATGTGCTGACATGGACGGAACCTGATGTTCAGATTCTGGATGCGCAGCCGGAAGATATTCCTTTGGACATACTATTTGAAGATGAATGGCTGGTGGTGGTAAACAAAGCACCCGGCATTGTCGTTCATCCCGCTGCTGGACACGCTGACGGAACACTGGTAAATGCCCTGCTGCATCATTGCGGCGACTTAGGAACCATCAACGGGACGATTCGTCCGGGTATTGTTCATCGGCTCGACCAGGATACCAGCGGCATTTTGATCGTGGCAAAAAATGATGATGCCATGAAGGGCCTCATGACGCAGTTCAAAGACCGGTCGATTTTTAAAGAATATCAGGCACTCGTTCGTGGGATTCCCGAGCCGAGCCATGCCCGTATTGAAACACTGATCGGACGGCATCCTCACAATCGCAAGACCATGAGTACTAAAGTGAAACATGGTAAAAACGCTATATCGGTCTACCGAGTGGAAGAGAAGCTCGACGCGTTTTCTCTTGTTCGTGTGGAAATCAAGACAGGCAGAACGCACCAAATCCGCGTGCACATGACGCACATCGGCCATCCTGTCCTTGGTGACAAGGTGTATGGAAACACCCCGTGCCAAATCGGTTTTACCCCTATTGACAGACAAATGCTGCATGCCTGCCGAACTCGTTTTACGCATCCTCATACAGGATCGGAAATGGAAATCACGGCCCCCATCCCTCAGGACATGCAGCTGGTGCTGGAAGCGGCGAGACAGCAAATGCGCCATGTGGACATTCATGCAAAACGACTTTTTTAA
- the lgt gene encoding prolipoprotein diacylglyceryl transferase — protein sequence MHPIFLQWGHLTIYWYGVMAAIGYGSVIVYFSYMEKRDRWPSGFGSNLAFLMMIAGILGARIAYILANWSYFSANPIEMIRIDQGGLIFYGGLILGLISAVLYARHYKLSLYALGDFVLCGLPLGHAFGRIGCFLNGCCYGSECQLPWAVHMHNGLRHPVQLYESGANFLLFAFLAWYYPRNKRSGTVAAMYLVIYALIRFVDEFIRGDERLRWMGLSLAQWISVGMLSLAVFIWFSRPKGRLRPAE from the coding sequence TTATGGCTGCCATAGGATATGGAAGTGTCATTGTTTATTTTTCCTATATGGAAAAGCGGGATCGCTGGCCTTCGGGATTCGGGTCAAATCTTGCCTTTTTAATGATGATCGCCGGCATTCTCGGGGCACGTATCGCTTATATTCTGGCCAACTGGAGTTATTTTTCAGCCAACCCGATTGAGATGATACGTATTGATCAGGGCGGCTTGATTTTTTATGGAGGTTTGATACTTGGGCTGATTTCAGCGGTTTTATATGCCCGCCATTACAAATTATCGCTTTACGCGCTCGGGGATTTTGTTCTTTGCGGGCTGCCGTTGGGACACGCGTTTGGCAGAATTGGATGTTTTCTAAACGGGTGTTGCTATGGAAGTGAGTGCCAGCTTCCATGGGCGGTGCATATGCATAATGGACTGCGGCATCCGGTGCAGCTGTATGAGTCAGGTGCCAATTTTCTCTTGTTTGCTTTTCTGGCGTGGTATTACCCGCGCAATAAACGATCGGGCACCGTTGCTGCGATGTATCTGGTCATCTATGCCTTGATTCGGTTCGTCGATGAATTTATTCGTGGTGATGAGCGGCTTCGCTGGATGGGGCTGTCTCTGGCGCAGTGGATCAGTGTGGGTATGCTGAGTCTGGCTGTATTTATTTGGTTTTCGCGGCCGAAGGGACGTTTACGTCCGGCGGAGTAA